A window of Aurantibacillus circumpalustris genomic DNA:
AAAACCCACAGTTTTGTTTTGAGCATTTATTTGAGATAAATAGCCCGTTAATTCGCTTATTTTCGTGAAGATTAACATTAATAAGGCCATAAAGCTACAATTTCCTTTGAAAATTGGATTATTTTTTCGTAATTTTGTTTAATCATAAATCTAAAAAAAGGAGTTAATCAAGTATGAAGAAAGCCAGAGTCCTTTTTGTTTCTCAAGACATCACACCGTATTTAGATGAAACATATGTTGGCAAAATTGCCAGAAGACTTCCACAAGGAATTCAAGAACGCGGAAAAGAAATTCGCACTTTTATGCCCAAATATGGAAGCATTAATGAACGTCGTCACCAATTACATGAAGTTATTCGCCTTTCGGGGATGAATATGGTCATTAATGACGTCGACCATCCATTAATTATTAAAGTGGCCAGCATCCCTACAGCGCGTATGCAAGTGTATTTTATCGACAACGAAGAATATTTCGGTCGTAAAGCTGTTTTAACTGACAAAACAAGCGGAAAATATTTTGACGACAATGATGAGCGTAGTATGTTTTTTGTGCGTGGAGTGGCTGAAACGGTTAAAAAACTTGGATGGCAACCAGATATTATTCATTGTCATGGTTGGTTTGCTTCTTTAATGCCATTATACATTAAGAAGTATTATCAAGAAGATCCACTTTTTGCAGACACTAAAATAGTTGTTTCACTATACGAGGATGAGTTCCCTAAAAATCTTAATAAAAAATTCATTGATAAATTAAATTTCGATGGTTTTAATAAAAAAGATCTTAAACACCTGAGTGAAGAGCCTAGTTACCTTAATATGATTAAACAATCGATTGAATTTGCTGATGGTCTTATTCAAGGATCTGAAAACATGAATCCTGAGATTGAAAAATTTATTAAAAAATCAGGTAAACCATTTTTAACTTTTAAAAATGAGCTGGAATACATGGATGCTTTTAATGAATTTTATGATGAAATGCTTGAAGAAGCAAACGTTTTGAGCTAAAAATAAATATTATGTAAAATCCCGTTTAGAAATTTCTAAGCGGGATTTTTTTTGTTTAAGCCTAAGTAAATCTTCTCCCAAAAAACCATAAAACGCTAAAACATGGGTTATAATACTTATTTTTGCCCGTCAAATGCGAATAATAAAACTTTTTTCGAAAATAATTTTTCCAGTACTAGTTATTTTTTTTGTTAGCTGTAAAAAAGATCACAGTGTTCTTGGGGTAGATGTTCAGCCAGGTGTAGACGATTTAAATGCTGAAAATATAAGAGGACTTGCTGTTACAGCGCAAACTTTACCGTATGATTCAGTTGCTTCTTATGGAGATAATATTAAATTTATAGGAAGTAATAATGATCCTCTTTTTGGCCGATCGGATTATGGCTTGTAT
This region includes:
- a CDS encoding glycogen/starch synthase; the protein is MKKARVLFVSQDITPYLDETYVGKIARRLPQGIQERGKEIRTFMPKYGSINERRHQLHEVIRLSGMNMVINDVDHPLIIKVASIPTARMQVYFIDNEEYFGRKAVLTDKTSGKYFDDNDERSMFFVRGVAETVKKLGWQPDIIHCHGWFASLMPLYIKKYYQEDPLFADTKIVVSLYEDEFPKNLNKKFIDKLNFDGFNKKDLKHLSEEPSYLNMIKQSIEFADGLIQGSENMNPEIEKFIKKSGKPFLTFKNELEYMDAFNEFYDEMLEEANVLS